TATCTACCTAAATGGATTAGAAATTGAGTCAGTGGCATGTGGAGAAAATCACACTTGTGCTTTAACACAAAACGGAGATCTTTATACATGGGGAGATGGTATTCACAACTTTGGTCTTCTTGGTCATGTGAGTCCAGTCAGTCATTGGACACCAAGAAAAGTTAGAGGTGCTATAGAGGGTATGCATATATCGTATATATCTTGTGGACCTTGGCATACAGCAGCAATTACGTCACACGGGCTGTTGTTTACGTTTGGAGAAGGAACCTTTGGAGCTTTAGGTCATGGGGATGCTAACAGCATATATGTTCCTAAAGAGGTGGAAGCTCTTAAAGGGCTAATTACTAAACAAGTTGCTTGTGGAGTTTGGCATACTGCTGCTATTGTAGAGATTGATTCTGAAACATCGAGGAAACTTTTCACCTGGGGAAATGGGGATAACGGTCAGCTTGGACATGGAAATAAAGTTTCAACATTCATCCCTTCTTGTGTAGCTACTCTGATTGATAAAAACTTCTACCAGGTGGCATGCGGGTCTAGTATGACAGTTGCTCTAACTACCTCGGGGATTGTATATACAATGGGAGGTACTGGAAGTGGTGGTAATCTTCCTTCGTGTGTTGAAGGTCTAAgagataaatacataaaagaaatagcATGTGGTTCTCATCatattgcaattttaaattcaaaattcGAGGTTTACACATGGGGAAAAGGCACACATGGGCAATTAGGGCATGGTGACAATAACGAAAGGGAAGTTCCTACACTAGTTGAAGCTTTAAGTGGAACAAAGGTGAAAAGTGTGGTATGCGGATCTAATACCACTATTGCAGTTTGTGTTCAGAAATGTGTTACCACTGTTGATCTTTCAATGTGTTCTGGTTGTCATGAACAGTTTAACTTTCACAGAAAACTTCACCACTGCTACAATTGTGGGCTTGCTTTCTGTAAAGCGTGTAGCAGAAAGAAATCGTCAAAAGCTTTGTTGGCTTCAGGTATGGACAAATCTTACCGTGTTTGTGACGGTTGTTATAGTAAGATCAATAACGATATGGACTTGCAAACAACTTTTCAACCTCCAAAAGTTGACAAGGAAAATATTAGCTGCAACTCCTCTGGTTATAAGCCACACAGACTACTGTCAAGGTTGTCTTTTGCTTCATCAGAACATTTAGATGACTCTAGCCAGGATCATGCACTCTTGCAGCATAGTGGAACCCTCATGAGGGAATATGCACATATACCAATTACATCAAGTACATCATCATCGACATTTGGATACACGGACCCAATCTTGGCCTCACATTCAGTTTCAGTAGTTGGTGGGCAAGAAGCATCTCCAATATCTATAACATCTAGTCCGAATCGCTTAGTATCACTTTCATCTGATGTCGGCTCTCTTGCATCTAATGAAATAAGATCAAATGACTACAATAGAAAGAACAAATTTCTGATGCAAGAAATGTCTACTTTGAGAGAACAGGTAACTTTTACAATCTTGAAATGTTTGGTACTTTGGTATGCATCTTGTACATTACTGAATTTTAACGCGATATAAATTCCCAAACCAGTTACTCGAATGAAACAAAAAGTACTATATGTTATGTAGGTGGAGGTTCTTTCACACAAAGCTCGACTTCTAGAAGCTGAACTGGAACGAAGATCAAGGCAATTGAAAGAAGCAACTGAACAAGCATGGGATGAAGGAGAGAAGAACAAAGCCACAAAGGAAGCAATAAAGTCCCTCACAATGCAGGTGAGTGAATTTTTTGGTTCATTCTGTTTACAAGTTCTGTTGATAAAGCTAATCGACTCTATAGTATGATATCCATTGACCAGTGCAATTGTATGACAGTTGGATGAGTTGGTCACCCGGACGGGTCAAGGAGCTTCTTCCAGCTGCAGAGTATCAAGTGCAAATTCTGGAAGCACTTTTGGCTTGGCGTCTGGAGCGTATTGACCCTCTAGACATATCATGTATATACAATGTTTGATCTTGGTCTGCCCATGTCTTATGGAGCTAGATATGTGTACTCTGTTCATGGTTCAATGAACTTTATTGGTTCATCAATATATCTACCTAGACTATGAGGTAAGGTTAGCTATAAGGAATAGATGTACACTCGAAGCTACTAAGAGGTGAAATAACGTCAAAATCGGTCTCTAATAGGTCAGTATGAAACAACCTGAGGAAATGTGTTGAGTCTTGTAGAAATTTATTAACAGTTGACTTGCACTGATATAGAAAATATGAAGTATAGTTGCATAAACAGTTTGCATCTCTTGAGAAAGACTATCGATGTTCATTAAATGTTCTGCAGATTGTTTCATGGATGCAAAATTTGGTTGACTTAACTTATatatcaggaaaaaaaaaaagatttgtacATTATGGTACACATTGCAAATAATTGGGCAAAGTATGCATATAAAAGTTTACTTCAAAGATATGTTCTTCTCTGGAAGGTAGCCCAAGACATCTTAACTTACATGCAAAACTGGAAAGAACAAATTCAGGTAAACTATCTGTTAGTGTGTTTTACACATACTGCAGTCTGGTTAGTTTACACAATCACCAACAATTCTTCATCGTTTGGCAGATAAAATTTCTTGAGCTTCAGCAAGTCCTGACTCGTCATCTACAGCATAAAGTATCTTTTTTACTGCCACAACCATCTGAATACAGAAGTTCATTCAAAATGAgggtaaaatttataaacattgATCTcaattaagggggtgtttgggattgcaaTGCATTTTCAAAACTGCACGTTTGAGAAGCAGGGAGGAGGAGGATGCTTCTCCAAAACTGCGTTGTGAggggaaaaatgaaaaaaagaaggGATATAATGTTGGTAAAACGCATTTCCAAACACTCAAGCATGTCTTTCAAATTACTATGGCAACATGCAAAGCAATGTTTCAAAATGCCCCTAGACTTGTTATGGATACAAATAACCTGAGGAAGAGGGTTACCGGGATATTTTGCACTTGAGGGGATTGAAAAAGTATCTCAATATCTCGAAGTTTTGAGTAATAAtaatctctttctttctttaaaagGTTCATGGAAAGCTTCGTCTCCTTGATCTGAATgatatcaaaaaaatttaatttgacTTTAGGCTTAGCATGTAAACTTGGAATAAAATGGACCCGAAGAACTAAAACCCAATTGAGATTACCTCATTAGACGATACCCGGATCTCATCTGAAGCAACAGACTCCACTGCAACTACACctgtttttctttgttttgtccCTACAGAAATCTTCCGGGGTGCATCTGACTCAGGGTTGCGGGAGTTCTTTGTTTGTAAAGATTTCAAGTTTTTCTGGGAACTCTTTATGCTTTTTGCCTTAGAAAACTTACTTCTACGTTCTACCGGATTATAGTTCCTGCAACAATTTGAACATATAAGACCCTAACGATGTACAAGCACCCAAGTGCTATTGATGTATAAATACCCTATTTATAGATCATCTTTCAGTTTAAAATGAATATGGAAAATTCCTCAAATTCTCTCTAATTTGTCAAATGCAAACAAAGTCGTTTGATGGTCGCAAAACCTGCCAAAAAAGGGTGGCTATAACATACTCATTGACGATGCCATCATTTGCAGAATCACAATAGCGTTTCAACCATTGTAAAAACTCCAAATTGTCCAACGGTCGTCCCTTGATAAGTCTGTTAACTTCGATATGCTGCACCATAAGTTAAAAATCTTTAATCCTTGTCCAAATCATGGACACAAATGTACACCAGTTCCCCTAATAGTACTTACCTTATCGATTTTCAGTTTGTTAAATACATCCTGCAACACTTTATAGTTTTGGATCATATCATATTCTGTCTTTGCATCAACATGTACCTGCACTTTACCCACATCAAGTTCACTTGGCACTCAACTTAATACATACTTAAACTTAAAAAGGTACAAAAAGTGTTGATTCGGGTTGGAGGACCTTATGCATAGGAACAACCCCTGGAAAAGTCATGTCTATCAATTGACACTGCACAACACCTGAAGCAGCCTACatagtatatatgtttttaaaacatGATCACTATACACGTATTTACACTATTTGCATACATACCAATTAccaagtatatttatattaatatttgatatactAAGTAACAAGATTATTACTTGTAAGAAATGTTTagagataaaatgaaattttatttatatgtatatatatacctgtTCAATCTTAGTAAGATTGAGATGAAGTTTGGCATTAATCCATGCAATAATCTCATTCCTTCCAATATTGCTACTCATATTtcactttcttctttttctttcaagatactCAGACTATAATCTATAATGATATCACAATTTGCAAATAAGGGTGGCAGTTATGTTTTTTCGTAATATACCAAACTCAAACTCAATCTCAAaatgataatttatttttagatttcaTATTTGTATACTTTCTTTTTCCAAAGTTAGCAACTTGTTCATTAATCTATGAtaacaactaaaataaaattattgcAGCATGGTTGAGTCTGAAATTAAGCTAAATTATAAgaagataaaataattttattaaatggtGTTAATTAAGTTATCTATTatctaataatgataattaacaTTTACGACTTTTTGGTCTGATAGGGACCTTAGTTGCAATAATGGAGATAGTGGTTGTATAGTATaaagttaatttgtttttagTAAAACAAAGTTCTATTGGACTATTGGTGTTTCATAATCccatcattatataatttgtatatacGTACAAGCAGcagataaaacaaatatattaactCTAATGAGAGATACACTCTACCTAcataattttcttttcaattatGTAATTCTATATGAACTAGTGGGTTGTGTGcaatttatatgatattattggAATTGTATTAACATGAGGcacaataaaattttaatttagatcaaaatttgaaattctaTAAAACATTCATAATATTTAGCTGCTAACCGCGACTGAAAGTGACTTCCAGCTACAACGACCTCTGACTTTGATACAAGATAGGTAACTctcattttgtttataaaaagtaatatagTCATTATAGATTTAAGTTTGCAACACTCAAGTCCAAATGTTAAGGTTGTTTTCGATATTGTGTTTTCAGATAAAATTTTGCATTTTCAAAATTACCTAATGTTTACAAAAAGCATGCCTGAGCCTGAGCCTTTCAATCCTGCACTTCTCTCTAACAACACAAATAATGACTTTTACAACCAATCAtattttgtgattatttattttttcaaactcgGTAATCAAATAATCCGTTCAAGATATGATCTCAAACATCCGATAATGAGATGATACTTAATTGTCTTAACCCAGCTTCTTCTAAAGTTTACATAATAAGTAGTAGTTTGATCAATAATTCTAAAGTTAAGATCAACGAATCATTATGATAGGTGACCCGATCAatcaacaaaatacaaaggaaaCAAGTGAAGCGACCCCTAATATGAAAGGAAACAAAGAAAGTAGGTCCAGTTGGGGTTGCGGTGGACTttaatgtttgttttgtttCGTCCCGAGGAATCAAAAGAAGATGTGcattatatcaactttttttttttgttttttgctcAAGGCTTATCATATCAATACCTATATTAGTCATTATCAtactttttgtatatatgttagtATATATGACATATCACATATGATAAGATGATTGATAACTAAACAGTGGTTTTCAAGAAAGGATTGTTACTATGGAGAAAAGAGTGAAGTAGCAAAATAATGCTAGATTTGCaaaccaaaatttaaaaaatatatgtgacAATCACATACGAGAAtcaatacaaaaagaaaaagaactttATTTGACAAGTGAAATATGTAAATGATATATGTGTACGTAAATTATTTGTAAGAACATGTCCTCTGCAAAAAGTCATAAATTTGCTATGCCAATTACTTAAACATAGTTTTATGTATAAGAATTAACTTCGAATATTTTCGATAATGCAATAAGTCTTTAAAAGCTTTTCACATTAATAAAGTTACACAGTTACACAAGagaaatattaaagttaaaaaagtcTATTATACTCcacatttttcataaaaaaagaaCATCAGAAATTCATTATCTCCCATGTCAAATATCcgtaaaaaaattgtttatgaaCTCCAACCCTTTAGTATAGTCATgcactagattttagacctgtaTCCAACACTGAATACGAGAAATATgaaattatcaatattagatatttataCATTCAACTTATGAAAGTTTGTAatttcaaaattgaaataactgtttaattcaaatgatagcaaataaaaagcaaaacaatGTGATATACTAGTATTTACATTAGATTACAAGCACATATCCTCTTTCATCTTTTGCAAAATTGTTGATGCGTTCGAACGAACAAAATTCAAAATGATCACtaatatagatcaatttttcAATACTAAAAATAATATACTGACTTCTATATCATAATAAATCAACATCTAATAGTGATAAAGTCGTAACCTGGTGTattagacacgggtctaaaaaatatattatttagtgggatttatttatctatattattattaaataaatgtatgaGGCGTACAAAATTTAAACACACGATAATTATTATCTTTAGTTAGAATTATAATACTTATAATTAATGCAATACCTATCTTTTAGTTAGATCGACATTGACATATATGtttagatatatttattatataacttatataataaaaattcaagaaaagtcaaaattgagaatttaaaaaaataaaagatatgattggttaataagctattagagcaattgtgttttagtataatagaAGATAACTCTCAATTACATTGGAACAAAACATATAAGTTTAGTAAAACTCTATATTAAAACTACAATATAGTAAAACGGAGAGAAAGAATTGGTCaaccaaaaaaataagtttGGTTCAGATTTTAGAAAATTGTTACAAATTAACACAAACTCAAAAACAAAGTTTTAAATCTTCCAACATCAGAAGTTGATAAATAAAGCCGATATACTCTGGCTAATCATTCAATCATGCATAAATCaaacaaacttaaaaattaCGACAAAAAGGCACACGACCCATCAACTTACCCGGCCCACGTCTCGGTGCAAATTAAGGAAGATGACGCTAGGCTTATACCAACGGGCCTAAAGGCCGGCTCTATAACACATGTCGGATAACCAATTGCCTTGAGCATCCAACTTTTGGGTTAGTGTTTTGGGTTTAACAGTAACAAAAAAAAGGACACTAAATTTCCATAtcaataatgtttttaattgttCTCGCCGTGTTCTCATTTGAAGGGTGTTCTTACGTAAAAaccaccctatatatatattatatatatatatcacccaaTAATGTAGTAGACTAATGTTTATGATGTCTATCCCTTTTTCAGAATACCTTACAGTTGAATTATAGATATGTCCTGATTATCTATGTAAATTTTTAGTTAAATATGAGGTTGACGCAATTAACCCATTTATTGAACGAGTTGAGTGCGTGTTCAACTTGTAAACACGATTAAGTAAATGAATTTGCTTTGGGTTAAAAGCTATACAAACCTGTCAACCCCAGCACGATTGTCAACCTGCCAAGATTTAAGCACTGCATAGACAAGAGGGGTCCACAGAACACACAAATGACACAACATACATTGTGCAATAAACAGAACATACATAACAATAAACAGAGTATCTTATTGGTGAAATGTAAATATATCCTATTCACTTGCAAGTAACCCCCCAATTGGTCGGCCTACAACGGGACCTGATCTCGCAAATTATGTGGGCCCATAATGTGAGacaagttttatgtttaagatTATATTATCAGCTTCAAGTCTTCAACAATCAATATATAGTATGACTTTGGTTTTTCTAACATAATTTGTCTCCAACCTACACATTAGCATGCCCTTTTTAAAGCAACTCTATATTCAGTTCATGAGAAAAACTGTACTTCAAGGTATGTCTAGTCCTAGAAAGCGATCTATGAAAGATCCAACTAATCCTCACGCCGAGCTCAATGACCTTGTCATAAAGTTACAAGAATTTCTCCCAGCTTCAAGTTCCACAGGCGATAGCAGGGTACGTTATGTTTTATGAACATTTAAATGCAGTTACTAAAGAACTCATATTACTTAACTGAACATATATGTCGGCACATCACTAATGAAACACGTGTTCAAAAGAGTCGCTCGATGCTGGCACACCACTAGTAGTTCATATGGGTGGACCTAGATGGTCAGTTAGATATGCAAGTGCATATATTGGGAAAGAATTTATAGTTTACGGAAATAGCACTAAAACTTGggaaaatgttttataattatatatataccgaCTAGATTCAGAAATACCTACAGTAACTCTACACAGAGCTTGAATGTGTACTTGGGCTTTGCTCATAGATAGATATGTGTCCAAGTTCAAATCTTTAGTTTCCTAATGAACTATCGCTAAACTACCAGCAATACATCAACAAACCAGTAACAAAAGAGGCTGTTTACATTACTCAAACCAGTTATCTACTGTCAACAAACAAGTAATCTTGCTAAATGCCAAGAGCTTTCACTTACTGTATATACTTTGTCTAAAAAACTAAAACTAGATTGTGGTTTATTGGCATAAGGAAAAGATAGCAGCTATTATCAAGGAGACATGCAAATACATAAGGAGGCTGCAAAAAGAGGTGAAGAATATAGGAGAAAGACTATCCTTACTATTGGATTCTATGGAAAACAATGGTCTTGATGTAGACATCCTCAGAAATCTTCTACAACAATAAATTGCTAAGAGTCTTTAAATTAATCTCTTTATTAAGTCTTGGTGTCAAAAGCCAAAACagacatatatttatattaataatcaaaTTGTCTATTACTACCATAGTACCATGTAATGCAGTATCTTTAAGGtgttatatgtgattaaataataatattagtaatGGTGCCACAATGGATCATAATATGTAACTAATTAGAGAACTAACTTAAGTTTCATACCAAAGAATCATGTCTTAAAGCACTTAAAGCACCAACGAACTTTACCTTTTTGTGATTTGCAATTGTTAAGGCACCAAATCGTctttagaaaagaaaatggcTTTCATCACAGACCTATGTTCATATCTACTATATTTACCTAAACCTTAGGATGCATCATCGCGCTTACTGACCAAAAATGCCCATGAGGGCTCATGGGactacatatataaaacatggATCATAAGGTGcgttaaaaaacaataaaacagaACATGAAAATAGGCAGCCATGGTGCAACGATAGTAAAAAGGTGATAAAATTCTGAGCACTGATATTTATAAGAAACTATAAGTACACTTTGGCTTACATTATTAATTAACCTATGCTACACAATACCATCTTTGAAAAGAATATTAAGAGTATGGAAATCTGATGGCATAAAAAAGatgttaaaagaaaaggaaaaaaaaaaagctgagATACTTGTTCAAGAAAACGTACATTAATGCTAAGACccaaatttaattttaagaaaacaagaaaaaaaaaagatataaatttgaCAAAATCTCCAAGATTCTCAGGTCATAATATaagatgaagttcatggagaaACCTGTTCAACGCGCCTCAACATCCCATCACAGCACAATTATATACAAAACCACCGGATGGCTTTTTAGCAAGCAAGTTCCATTGAGGCGGGTTTTCATCAGGTATCCAAGAATTCAGCTCTATCATACCCCCATAAGAAGCCCTCGGTCCGCCAATAACAATAAGCTGATCACCACAAGCACGAAAAGCAAGTCCCCATCCATTCATAGAGCTCGCTCTTTCTGGCAACCCACCCACTCTGACCCAAATATTCTGAtccttaatatattttttaacatccTGTTCTTCATAACAAGCTGCATATAATTCATTTTTTACAACTGCTAATAAAGGAGGTGCTTTGGCGGTTGGAGGTGCATCCTGACCCCCTGCACCTGTTAGTACTGGAAACATATTGGGAATCTCTGTCCAAGTACCGGTTTCTATATTATAAACTTCCCCACATGTTAACTCTTTGTTGTTTTCCTCGCCTATTCCACCAACAACGTAAAATTTTGAATCCATAAATACCCCAGAACACATTTTTCTGGGTTTATTCATGTTAGGGAGGGTCACCCAAGTCCCGGTTTCTGAATTATAAAGTTCAGCCGAACTCAAAATGTTGCCAGATGGACCACACCCACCAGCTACAATAGCTATCTTGCCAAGACTTGCAGACCCAAACAGACATCTAGGAGTATTGGTCTTTGAGCCAGGTGACCATGAGTTAGTTACAATGCTATATTTATATACTACGTGTGTTTCTATTTCTTTACCAAACACGAGCAGTTCAGTGCCTACAGCTAAAGATTCTTTATCTGAGCACATGAAGCATTCATTGCAGTCCATGGTAGGCAGACGCATCCAGTTACAGCGGATCGGGTCAAAAGCCTCCCACTCAAAAAGGTTACACGAAAAGTATACCCAGTGTTCTATAATACCCATACATCTTCTTAGCCTATAGAGTTCACCACCACGAACCACAGACCGAAACGCACTGTTTAGGGACGCGATCGATCCGTAATCAGACCTCGAGCTGCGCAAAAGACAATTGATTGAGAGGTCTCGACCAATTTGGCTGATTAGTGAACTTGTATCTGATTGATCCTCTTGTTCTTGACTGTTCGATTGTTCAGATTTCAAAAGTGAAATGGACAAACTTCCTTTCTCGGAAGTTCTGCATGATTTTTTTAAACCTGCTTTCGTTTCTCCTCCATCATCAAGATAACGCTTTCCTTTTGAAAGCTCGGTGACACAATATGCATTATAAGCCCATTTGCTTTCTTGTTCACAAGCACTCGGCAATTCTCTTGAAACAAGAAAAGTTGGACCCTCCAACATGACTCCTATTTAGAACAATATGATATATTCTGTCATGCGAATCGAATTCTTCAAGGAAAAGAACGACAAAGTTTGGAAACTGTTTATGTATGCAAAGTAAATGAATCTGTACCATGCGGAATAAAGAACACCACCAAGAACAATTTAGCATCTTTGGAATTTTGTCAATGTGTACTAGATGTTAAGTAATGTACAtcaaaattatcatcagttTATAATATAAGTACAGGTACACACAACatacatatagttatatacaaCAAATTAGAATTGACACTATATCTGTAGTATTCTTAAGCATTATCATATCCCTTGATACACCCTAAGTCATTATTGAGTACTAAATAGATTAAAATGGTTAGGATTTTACAAGGATTATAAAGGTTATCAGCATGATATTATCTAACACTCATATCAAATTAAAAGAGTATTATCTCAAATGAGAGAAAACTATCTAACACGTCCAAGAAGTCAAACTTAGGATAAATTTACAATCTTTGGAACCTTGAATAATTCAACTTCTAATAATGGATTAGATCATCGTAGTAAACATGATGTATAGATCAGTCAAAGATAAGACAtccataaaaacaaaatgtccCATCTTTGAAAATTAACTAAGCataaaaatagattaaaaaTGCACTCTTTAATCAAAAGCCAACAAGACAATCCCAAATCACAATCATAACACAAGCCAAAACAAACTAAGATTGAAAATCAACCGAGTAAACACAAAAAGCACAAGATTGTAATTTCTCAGTTGGGATTTTCTTGAATTTCATTACAAATGAGTTTACCTTTGTACAAGTTACATATGATCTTTCATTTTTTGATTAACtgtatataaatagatattaagggattatatataaataacatcaTACAAAGGGACTATAGCTATAATttgtatagaaaaaaaatttctcgaATGAAGGTTACAATCCAAAATGAATGAACCAGAAAGATCTGTAAGCATAACCCACCAAAAAGCACCCAACTTTCAATACAAATAAGCATGCATGACTTGAACTAGATATAAATTAAGGTCAGCAGAAATTCCTAAATTGGTGAATTCCCAAATTTGGTATTTTCccaatttgacaaaaaaaaaaaaggaaaaaaaaaattgaagcaTAATCTAACAATTTATTAAAAGCAATAAACTttgcaatcaaatcaaatcaagaaTTCAAGATATACATAACACATCATCCTAACAAATTATTAACATAGACttaagaaacaaaaacaaaaatagtcatTAGAAATCAAATCTTTCTTTCGTTTTCCaattaaaaattcaaacttttaatcAATCGACTATCTAAAAATCAAAGCCAATGTATATTCATCAAACAAACCTCAATAATAAGCTAGAAAAGATAGAAAGCTTACAGCTTTTCACACAGAAGAGGGCTTAGCTGAGAAATCTTGAagacgagtatatatatatatacacacacacttttatgtataatatatacagatatatatgtatatatacacacgcaaatgaaatgaaattcaGCTGCAAAATTGCTTGTGGGCAAACTTTAAATTCTCCTTTTCAGGAACTGAGGCCCCCTCAGCTCTTGCTCCCCACACTTCTTGATACCTCTTTTctgtatgtataaaataaaaataaatgttactagtattttattagtattttggAGAATATAATAATTTGGCTGTAAATTATATGTGGGATTTGAGAGATAGGGAGTGGGGGAGTATTTATAATTAAAGGTAAAGGTTGAATAAGTTTATAAATAGACAAATAGGAGACGTGGCTTTATAGcctagtatttatatatatattcagttaTTCACTGAATTTGCACTTAATATGATTTTCAATTTAATGTGTCACACTACACcattatatattctttataaatatgtatgtCTGTATTTGTGTTCTGATAGTAAACAAACTATGGTGGTTGAAAGATATGAAAGACGGTGaacttgtttaaaaaaatactaaCACGTTATCGCGTTTTGCGGCGGTGGTTGTGGTGGGGCGACTGTTAGTGGTAGATAAGATGCCgagtggtgtaaataattgatgtaaaagtaagagaaaatgatccgtactgcagactttacctaagatTAGGTACtgttactttaaaaaaagttacaaattaaacctttgaatttgataaacatacataacccctgaattttacataatccccttAGGTAAAGCATGTTTTACGTAACATTTCCCctaaaattaattgatataaaggttaatggagatatttaaaaaaattaaggatgaataatacggagtataatttaatcattaatattagggagtgatatatctacagCACATTTTACATATCTACAACAATGCGTGTTTTACACAGTTGTGCACTGTGCAGtgaaatatgtatttttgttgtagatggctaaattatgttgtaaatatatcatttctcttaaTATTAAGAGGGTAgtgtatatgtgtgtgaaaaaatttta
The Erigeron canadensis isolate Cc75 chromosome 2, C_canadensis_v1, whole genome shotgun sequence DNA segment above includes these coding regions:
- the LOC122588281 gene encoding PH, RCC1 and FYVE domains-containing protein 1-like; amino-acid sequence: MDEPNVGQAITSLKKETWLLKYGRRGKPKFCPFRLSNDETMLIWYVKRKEKQLRLSNVSRIMAGQRTASFQRYPRPDKEYQSFSLIYHNRSLDVICKDKDEADNWFAALRALISRNNRQTCDRVSSDSSSVTTQKTSLLTKSNSSRDIVSDISSMIFIEYESGNNRSTGHRSVNKPQRITLGIAFSDPLFHSDSTARFPQKENKYASDRGDSSQLSLSSAVSSPSRESLPEDYDSLKDVYIWGEGTGDGYLGGGVHRIGSTCSTRTNALLPKALKSITVLDVKKISCGSRHAVLVTESGEIYSWGEESGGRLGHGIETDVSAPKLIYLNGLEIESVACGENHTCALTQNGDLYTWGDGIHNFGLLGHVSPVSHWTPRKVRGAIEGMHISYISCGPWHTAAITSHGLLFTFGEGTFGALGHGDANSIYVPKEVEALKGLITKQVACGVWHTAAIVEIDSETSRKLFTWGNGDNGQLGHGNKVSTFIPSCVATLIDKNFYQVACGSSMTVALTTSGIVYTMGGTGSGGNLPSCVEGLRDKYIKEIACGSHHIAILNSKFEVYTWGKGTHGQLGHGDNNEREVPTLVEALSGTKVKSVVCGSNTTIAVCVQKCVTTVDLSMCSGCHEQFNFHRKLHHCYNCGLAFCKACSRKKSSKALLASGMDKSYRVCDGCYSKINNDMDLQTTFQPPKVDKENISCNSSGYKPHRLLSRLSFASSEHLDDSSQDHALLQHSGTLMREYAHIPITSSTSSSTFGYTDPILASHSVSVVGGQEASPISITSSPNRLVSLSSDVGSLASNEIRSNDYNRKNKFLMQEMSTLREQVEVLSHKARLLEAELERRSRQLKEATEQAWDEGEKNKATKEAIKSLTMQLDELVTRTGQGASSSCRVSSANSGSTFGLASGAY
- the LOC122589461 gene encoding microtubule-associated protein RP/EB family member 1B-like isoform X2; the encoded protein is MSSNIGRNEIIAWINAKLHLNLTKIEQAASGVVQCQLIDMTFPGVVPMHKVHVDAKTEYDMIQNYKVLQDVFNKLKIDKHIEVNRLIKGRPLDNLEFLQWLKRYCDSANDGIVNENYNPVERRSKFSKAKSIKSSQKNLKSLQTKNSRNPESDAPRKISVGTKQRKTGVVAVESVASDEIRVSSNEIKETKLSMNLLKKERDYYYSKLRDIEILFQSPQVQNIPMTSQDLLKLKKFYLPNDEELLVIV
- the LOC122589461 gene encoding microtubule-associated protein RP/EB family member 1B-like isoform X1, whose product is MSSNIGRNEIIAWINAKLHLNLTKIEQAASGVVQCQLIDMTFPGVVPMHKVHVDAKTEYDMIQNYKVLQDVFNKLKIDKHIEVNRLIKGRPLDNLEFLQWLKRYCDSANDGIVNENYNPVERRSKFSKAKSIKSSQKNLKSLQTKNSRNPESDAPRKISVGTKQRKTGVVAVESVASDEIRVSSNEIKETKLSMNLLKKERDYYYSKLRDIEILFQSPQVQNIPMVVAVKKILYAVDDESGLAEAQEILSAKR
- the LOC122590138 gene encoding transcription factor ILI6-like, with amino-acid sequence MPFLKQLYIQFMRKTVLQGMSSPRKRSMKDPTNPHAELNDLVIKLQEFLPASSSTGDSREKIAAIIKETCKYIRRLQKEVKNIGERLSLLLDSMENNGLDVDILRNLLQQ
- the LOC122589369 gene encoding F-box/kelch-repeat protein At1g74510-like encodes the protein MLEGPTFLVSRELPSACEQESKWAYNAYCVTELSKGKRYLDDGGETKAGLKKSCRTSEKGSLSISLLKSEQSNSQEQEDQSDTSSLISQIGRDLSINCLLRSSRSDYGSIASLNSAFRSVVRGGELYRLRRCMGIIEHWVYFSCNLFEWEAFDPIRCNWMRLPTMDCNECFMCSDKESLAVGTELLVFGKEIETHVVYKYSIVTNSWSPGSKTNTPRCLFGSASLGKIAIVAGGCGPSGNILSSAELYNSETGTWVTLPNMNKPRKMCSGVFMDSKFYVVGGIGEENNKELTCGEVYNIETGTWTEIPNMFPVLTGAGGQDAPPTAKAPPLLAVVKNELYAACYEEQDVKKYIKDQNIWVRVGGLPERASSMNGWGLAFRACGDQLIVIGGPRASYGGMIELNSWIPDENPPQWNLLAKKPSGGFVYNCAVMGC